In Dermacentor variabilis isolate Ectoservices chromosome 11, ASM5094787v1, whole genome shotgun sequence, one genomic interval encodes:
- the LOC142564486 gene encoding D-beta-hydroxybutyrate dehydrogenase, mitochondrial-like, with the protein MSRLSWKYAFVTSVSGNGKALLITGCDTGFGHRLAKRLSRDGFLVFAGCLSSMSDGAKQLRASSNVEVLQLDVPKQEQVDDALHAVKKHLGARELWSVVANAGVLRSGLLEWLSMDTIVDVFDVNVFGVLRVAKTFLPLLKKSKGRVVTVASPLEG; encoded by the exons ATGTCGCGTCTTTCCTGGAAGTACGCCTTCGTGACCAGCGTCAGCGGCAATGGGAAGGCGCTGCTGATCACCG GTTGCGACACCGGCTTCGGACACCGACTCGCGAAGAGGTTGTCACGTGACGGGTTTTTGGTGTTCGCCGGCTGCTTGAGCTCGATGAGCGACGGAGCCAAGCAGCTCAGGGCCTCTTCCAACGTCGAAGTATTGCAGCTGGACGTGCCAAAGCAAGAACAAGTGGACGACGCGTTGCACGCAGTCAAGAAACACTTGGGCGCCAGGG AGCTGTGGTCGGTTGTCGCCAACGCCGGAGTCCTGAGGAGCGGCCTTCTGGAATGGCTATCGATGGACACCATCGTCGACGTCTTCGATGTCAACGTGTTCGGAGTGCTTCGCGTCGCGAAAACTTTCCTTCCCCTTTTGAAGAAAAGCAAAGGCAGGGTCGTCACTGTGGCTAGTCCGCTGG aaGGCTAA
- the LOC142564487 gene encoding uncharacterized protein LOC142564487: MSMTDALRRECIGKGIDVVTVEPSSYRTAIFTMISAMNTIMREFEKQLAEVVADYSLEEVEQWTGTTGGIFDAGGREDPEEAVDLIEKAVRETYPKARSRSPWSLGALYVSCMSSLPSEAADAVVHIMRQVQLRTKWKNAGRFKP, from the exons ATGTCCATGACGGACGCTCTGCGCCGGGAGTGCATCGGCAAGGGCATCGACGTCGTCACCGTGGAGCCATCGTCTTACAG GACGGCAATATTCACAATGATCTCTGCAATGAACACCATCATGCGGGAGTTCGAGAAGCAGCTGGCAGAGGTCGTCGCCGACTACAGCCTTGAGGAGGTCGAACAGTGGACCGGGACTACAGGGGGCATTTTTGACGCTGGCGGCAGGGAAGACCCCGAGGAAGCCGTCGACCTCATCGAGAAAGCCGTCAGGGAGACTTACCCAAAGGCTCGGTCCCGGTCCCCCTGGAGCCTTGGTGCACTCTACGTGTCCTGCATGTCCTCGCTGCCCAGCGaagcagcagacgccgtcgtccaCATCATGCGGCAAGTCCAGCTCAGGACGAAGTGGAAGAATGCTGGACGCTTTAAACCATGA